Proteins encoded within one genomic window of Hevea brasiliensis isolate MT/VB/25A 57/8 chromosome 8, ASM3005281v1, whole genome shotgun sequence:
- the LOC110659146 gene encoding receptor-like protein 46, with protein sequence MELPNDIGNLSNKASLLLNDNNLSKELPSSFQKLEQLEQLNLENNLFAGEIPTWLFDFKNLLELNLGANKLVLKNARIAPRCMLDVLSLRSCNLSGQIPIWISNQTELIFLDLSDNNHEGTLPQWLAQRDLVGLFLSNNKISGSLPPRLFQSLSLNALIFSINNFSGGMPNTISEATEMSILLLSGPIPTPISNMHKLRSLDLSSNRFSSNEFPIFNPNSSMLYIDLSSNKLSGQVPTTFRLGIKVLVLSQNEFSRVLPQNLSNFSQLVYLDLRSNNIGGEISKFLSQMSSLQILNLRNNSFEGSIPINLSCLSALQILDRSCNNLSGKIPHTLGNLSGMINHHDVTSIFLGEILPGSSILCVTGYNRKDDEAVKFLAGLKNLKSLNLSHNKLFGGIPLSFGGLQSLESLDLSHNSLFGEIPYTLAYPFELSYLDLSNNKLEGRIPPGPQMDTINDPNSYANNNGLCGMQIKVSCEKVPSKPKLKERKTKKRKSWKTWFSWEMAVTGYSSGFLSTILVMYVTVYFNIAPQPGRRRLVRHGFIGF encoded by the exons ATGGAGTTACCAAATGACATTGGCAACCTCTCCAACAAAGCATCGCTGTTGTTAAATGACAACAATTTGTCTAAAGAGTTGCCTTCATCATTTCAAAAGCTGGAACAATTAGAACAACttaatttagaaaataatttgtTTGCTGGTGAGATCCCAACATGGTTGTTCGATTTCAAAAACCTCTTAGAGTTGAATCTTGGGGCAAACAAACTTGTTTTGAAAAATGCGAGAATAGCACCAAGGTGCATGTTGGATGTACTGTCATTGAGATCTTGCAATCTTTCAGGGCAAATTCCCATTTGGATTTCCAACCAGACTGAGCTTATCTTCTTGGACTTGAGTGATAATAACCATGAAGGAACTCTCCCTCAATGGTTAGCTCAAAGAGATCTTGTAGGTTTGTTTTTATCAAATAACAAGATTTCAGGTTCTCTACCACCTCGCTTATTTCAATCTCTGTCTTTAAATGCCCTTATATTTTCAATTAACAACTTCTCAGGAGGAATGCCAAATACTATTAGTGAAGCCACTGAAATGAGTATACTCTTGTTGTCAGGACCAATTCCCACACCCATCTCAAATATGCATAAACTTAGGTCTCTGGACTTGTCAAGCAATAGATTTTCAAGCAATGAGTTTCCAATATTTAATCCAAATTCATCGATGCTTTATATTGATCTTTCCTCCAATAAACTATCTGGTCAGGTTCCTACGACTTTTCGTTTGGGAATAAAAGTGCTTGTTTTAAGCCAAAATGAGTTTTCTCGTGTCTTGCCTCAAAATCTGTCAAATTTTAGCCAGCTGGTATACCTTGATCTCCGTAGCAACAACATTGGAGGTGAAATATCAAAATTTCTTTCGCAGATGTCttctcttcaaattttgaatcttAGAAATAATTCTTTCGAAGGCTCAATTCCAATTAATTTGTCATGTCTTAGTGCACTTCAAATACTTGATCGCTCTTGCAATAACCTTAGCGGAAAAATCCCACATACTTTAGGAAATCTTTCTGGGATGATCAATCATCATGACGTAACATCCATTTTCCTAGGTGAAATTCTTCCCGGATCTTCCATTTTGTGTGTAACTGGTTACAATCGGAAAGATGATGAAGCTGTTAAGTT TTTAGCTGGGTTAAAAAATTTGAAGTCATTGAACTTATCACATAACAAACTCTTTGGAGGAATACCTTTGAGTTTTGGTGGTTTGCAAAGCTTAGAGAGCTTAGATTTATCACATAATAGTCTCTTTGGTGAAATTCCTTACACATTGGCATATCCCTTTGAGCTGAGTTACTTAGACTTGAGTAACAATAAACTGGAGGGTCGCATTCCACCTGGACCTCAGATGGATACGATAAATGACCCAAATTCTTATGCCAACAATAATGGATTGTGTGGAATGCAAATTAAAGTATCATGTGAGAAGGTGCCTTCTAAACCAAAGCTGAaagagagaaagaccaagaaaagaaAGAGCTGGAAGACATGGTTTTCGTGGGAAATGGCAGTGACTGGATATTCTTCTGGGTTTTTGTCAACAATTTTGGTTATGTATGTCACTGTTTACTTCAACATTGCACCACAGCCAGGTAGAAGACGCCTTGTCAGGCATGGCTTTATCGGTTTTTAG
- the LOC110650516 gene encoding receptor-like protein 46, protein MAKLSLLFEPFFIFFFFLFISPSLCCPPYQKEALLHFKFLLLENSSSNSNIDLQGLETWNAASDDCCQWRLLDCTFQNVTDLDLSDLIPSLDLKPVVTSDILAPLFHLQTLISFDISYNNIHGEIPRVGFANLSNLVSLQMQGNSFNGSIPPSLFSLRHLEELHMSDNLIEGTLGTNFGNLTNLHCLSLFNNKISGAIPPSLSNLKSLEYLNLRENFLTMELPTEIGNLSNIRWLLLCNNNLSGEIPPSIQKMEQVQVLDLENNLFAGEIPTWLFDFNYLFYLSLGENKLVLKNARIAPRCMLMHLSLRSCNLSGQIPIWISNQTNLAFLDLSNNNLEGTLPQWLAQRDLSGLLLSNNKLSGSLPPHLFQSQYLMFHILSNNNLLGLLPDTIGQATEMIILRLSGNNFSGPIPTSISNMLELMLLDLSSNRFSGNKFPVFNPKSSLFFIDLSSNKLSGQVPTTFPLGIKVLVLSQNEFYHVLPQNLSNLNQMEYLDLHSNNIGGEISNFLSQMSSLQILNLRNNSFQGSIPIHLSSLSTLQILDLSCNNLSKTIPHTLGNLSRMIDHHDVSSSILSDFSSQIILFFGIRLTKTVFWLPNKKNLLLHDLEVFWKKLKRGLPNKNLQLYTFLDLSNNQLSGEIPNSLGELKILKSLNLSQNKLSGRIPLSFGGLQSLESLDLSHNNFFGEIPCTLANLFELSYLDLSNNKLEGRIPSGPQMDRMNDPNYYANNSGLCGMQIKVSCEKVPSEPKLKEEKTKKSNSWEIWFSWEMAMIGYPSGFLSTVLVMYVIGYFNITPQPGRRKRRRSPVRHGLFGFLRI, encoded by the coding sequence ATGGCCAAACTAAGCCTCTTGTTTGAACCCTTTTTcatattcttcttcttcctcttcatctccccTTCTCTTTGTTGCCCTCCATATCAGAAAGAAGCCCTCCTCCATTTCAAATTTCTATTACTCGAAAACAGTTCCTCCAATTCTAACATAGACCTTCAAGGGTTAGAGACGTGGAATGCCGCATCTGATGATTGCTGTCAGTGGCGACTGCTCGACTGTACTTTCCAAAATGTTACGGATCTTGACTTGTCTGATCTCATTCCCTCACTAGACTTGAAACCTGTAGTGACATCTGATATTTTAGCTCCACTCTTTCACTTGCAAACCCTCATTTCATTCGACATTTCTTATAATAATATACATGGTGAAATCCCGAGAGTTGGGTTTGCCAATTTAAGTAACCTTGTATCACTTCAAATGCAAGGAAATAGCTTCAACGGCTCCATTCCTCCCTCTTTGTTTTCTTTAAGGCATCTGGAGGAACTCCACATGAGTGATAATTTGATTGAAGGGACATTAGGCACCAACTTCGGAAACCTCACTAATTTGCATTGCCTTTCACTATTCAATAACAAAATTTCTGGAGCAATTCCACCATCACTTTCAAATTTGAAAAGTTTAGAGTACTTGAATTTGCGAGAAAATTTTCTCACCATGGAGTTACCAACTGAGATTGGCAACCTCTCCAACATAAGATGGTTGCTGTTATGTAACAACAATTTGTCTGGAGAGATCCCTCCATCAATTCAAAAGATGGAACAAGTACAAGTACTTGATTTAGAAAATAATCTGTTCGCTGGTGAGATCCCAACATGGTTGTTCGATTTCAACTACCTCTTCTACTTGAGTCTTGGGGAGAACAAACTTGTTTTGAAAAATGCGAGAATAGCACCAAGGTGCATGTTAATGCATCTATCATTGAGATCATGCAATCTTTCAGGGCAAATTCCCATTTGGATTTCCAACCAAACCAACCTTGCCTTCTTGGACTTGAGTAATAATAACCTTGAAGGAACTCTCCCTCAATGGTTGGCTCAAAGAGATCTTTCAGGTTTGCTTTTATCAAATAACAAGCTTTCAGGCTCTCTGCCACCTCACTTATTTCAATCTCAGTATTTAATGTTCCACATACTTTCAAATAATAATTTGTTAGGATTATTACCAGACACTATTGGTCAAGCCACTGAAATGATTATACTCAGGCTGTCAGGGAACAATTTCTCTGGACCAATTCCTACATCCATCTCAAATATGCTTGAACTTATGTTGCTGGATTTGTCAAGCAATAGATTTTCAGGCAATAAATTTCCAGTGTTTAATCCAAAATCGTCATTGTTTTTTATTGATCTTTCTTCCAACAAACTATCTGGTCAGGTTCCTACGACTTTTCCTTTGGGCATAAAAGTGCTCGTGTTAAGCCAAAATGAGTTTTATCATGTCTTGCCTCAAAATCTCTCAAATTTGAACCAGATGGAATATCTTGATCTCCATAGCAACAACATTGGAggtgaaatctcaaattttctcTCACAAATGTCTTCTCTCCAAATTTTGAATCTTAGAAATAATTCTTTCCAAGGGTCAATTCCAATTCATTTGTCAAGTCTTAGCACTCTTCAAATACTTGATCTCTCTTGCAATAACCTTAGCAAAACAATCCCACATACTTTAGGAAATCTTTCTAGGATGATCGATCATCATGACGTCTCATCAAGTATTTTATCAGAtttttcaagtcaaattattttgttttttggGATTAGGCTTACAaaaactgtattttggctaccaaataaaaaaaatttgttatTGCATGATTTGGAAGTCTTCTGGAAGAAGTTAAAGCGAGGTCTACCAAATAAAAACCTTCAACTATATACTTTTTTAGACCTATCTAATAATCAATTATCAGGTGAAATTCCTAACAGTTTAGGTGAGTTGAAAATTTTGAAGTCACTGAACTTATCACAAAACAAACTCTCTGGAAGAATACCATTGAGTTTTGGTGGTCTGCAAAGCTTAGAAAGCTTAGATTTATCACACAATAATTTTTTTGGTGAAATTCCTTGCAcattggcaaatctctttgagcTGAGTTACTTAGACTTGAGTAACAATAAACTAGAGGGTCGCATACCAAGTGGTCCTCAGATGGATCGGATGAACGACCCAAATTATTATGCCAATAACAGTGGATTGTGTGGAATGCAAATTAAAGTATCATGTGAGAAGGTGCCTTCTGAACCAAAGTTGAAAGAGGAAAAGACCAAGAAAAGCAATAGTTGGGAGATATGGTTTTCATGGGAAATGGCAATGATTGGATATCCTTCTGGATTTTTGTCAACAGTTTTAGTTATGTATGTCATTGGCTACTTTAATATTACACCACAGCCAggtagaagaaaaagaagaagaagcccTGTTAGGCATGGTCTTTTTGGTTTTTTACGCATTTGA